Part of the Dermatophilus congolensis genome is shown below.
GGCGAGGGAGCCGAGTGCGCCTAGGGTGACGAAGCGGTCAATTTCTCTGGTGAGCGCATGGGTTTGGGCTGTGGGCAGGGGTGGGTGGGGAGTGTGCCATGGCCAGCATGCTGCGGTCAGGAGCAGGAAGCCTAAGGCTGGTGGGATGAGCAGTCGTAGGTCGGTGATGTCCAGGGATATGGCGACAACGACGCCGAACAGGCCGATGAGGGATAGAGCGCAGTCGAGGGTGACAACGCGGGTGACGGCGCCTACTCCGTAGTGGATGCCACGGGTGTATTGCTGCCCGGCGATACCGAGGAGGAAGAGAGCGACGCAGGTAGCGCTGAGGGGGTCGTTTGCGCGGGTGAGGGTAATGGGGATGGAGATGAGGGCCAGGAGGAGGGCGGTGGTGATGACGCGGTGGTTGAGGTGGGTGGCGATGGTGTCGATTTCGTTGTGGTTATTTCGTCCGCGGGCTTGGGCGAGGAAGCGTGAGGCTGCTTGGCCGGCGGTGGTGGGCCACAGGAGGATGAGGAGTTGAGCGGTTGCTTGGCCGGTGGCGACGAGGCCTAATGCGCTGGCTCCAGCGTAGCGGCCGATGATGATGGTGATGGCTAGGCGGATGGCGCCTTGGCTGGCTAGTCCGATGAAGCTGGTGATGCCTCGGCGGGTGAGGTGGTGGTCGGTGGGTTGGTGGAGGTTGATGGGGCTGCGGAGGGGGTGGGGGTTCATGAGGTGAGTGCGCTGCGGAGTATGTCGATTTCGGCGGTGACGGTGTTGTGCCAGGAGTGGTTTTGGGTGTGTTGGGTCATGTGTTGGGGGCTGGGTGGGTTGGCGAGGATGGTTAGGGCGCGGGTGGCGAAGTTGTGGATGAAGTCGTTTTCGGTGGTGGTGTTGTTTGGGGGTGGGACGAGAGCTATGGCGTCGAGGGCTGATTCGCGTAGGCCGCCGGTGTCGGTGGCGACGACGGGGGTGCAGGCTGCGTAGCTTTCGGTGACGACGCATCCCCAGCCTTCTGCTCGGCTGGGGACTAGGAGGATGTCGGCTGCGTGCATGAGGGCAGGGATGTGGTGGTGGGGTTGGCGGCCCAGGAGGGTGATGTTGGGATGGTTGGTGAGCTGGTTGCGTAGGGGGCCATCGCCGGCGATGACGAGGTGGGCGTGGGAGTGGGTGTGGGTGATGGTGTTGAGGATGGCTGGGAGGCGGTCGGCGCCTTTGATGGGGAGGAGGTTTCCTACGTAGAGGAGTCGGGGTCCGGTGGTGTGTTGCCATGGGTCGGGGGTGGGTGGGGGGGTGTTGGGGTTGGTGAAGAGGCTGAGGTCTACGCCGTTGGGGATGACGTGGCTGTTGGTGTGAGGCATGCCGAGGTTGGTGGCGTGGGTGCGTAGGGCATTGGAGACGTAGATGGTGGCGGCGGCGTGGTTGAGGGTGTTGGCGGCGGGGCGGGGGTTGTGGGTGATGGTGTGGGTGACATCGCTGCCGTGCATGGTGACGACGTAGGGGATGTGTAGGTGGTGGGCTAGGGCGGCGGCGATGTGGCCGGCGGCGAGGCTGTACATGCCGTGTGCGTGGATGATGTCGTAGGGCTGGGGTTGTTGGTGGCAGTAGTGGATGAGTGCGGTGGTGGCGGTGTGGATGGCGTGGGTGGGGGTGTGTGCTGTGCGGCTGGCGATGGTGTCGGTGAGGTTCCAGTGGGCTGGGATGGGGAGCCATCCGGTGTTTTGGGCGTGGGGTGCGAGTTGTTGGTCGGTGTGTGTGGGTGCATGCATGGCCGCGCGTAGGAGGCGGACTGGGGGTGTGTAGGTGGGGGTTAGTGCGATGGGTTGGAGGTAGAGGTTGGGATGGTTGAGGTTGTTGATGGCGGTGACGCGGTGGGTCATGTAGGGGGCGCCGCTTGGTGTTGCTCGGGTGGGGTAGGAGTTGGCGAGCAGGAGGATCCGCACTGGGTCAGTGTGGCATTGCTGGGGGTTGTCGTTGGGGAATGTTGGAGGTGTTGCGTGGTGTGGATGGTGATGTTTGTGGCTGGCTGGTGTGTTTGTGGGTTTTGTTGGTGTTGTTTGTTGTTGGGGTGTTGGTACACATGCTGGAGCTGGGGGAAGCCGGACGGTTGTTCTAGACGGGTATCGTGGTTGAGTCCACTTCCCGAACATCGCTTGTTCGTCGCTTCTGGCTGCACTTGCGAATAGCCCCGTGGGGTCAGGTGGCGTTGTTGCAGCGCCGCGCCGGGGGGATTGGCGTGTGGTGTCGTGGGCGTGAATAGCTGTCGTATTAGGGGGATTTACGTGGCCAGTCCGGGCCTTGCAAATATCGACCCGTGGGGTCGTTCGCTGATCGAGACGTTGCGTCGTTGGTGGTGGATCCCTGCCGCGTTGGCGTTTGTGGGTGCTGTGGTGGGAGGTGTGATTGGTGGGAATTCTCCGGCGACGGCGACGGCGTTGTTACGGGTGCAGTCGACTGCAAACAATGGTGATGGGTTGACGCAGGCGCAGCAGAGCGCGTTGACGGAGACGGGTACTTCGGAGGTTTTTCAGGCGGCTGCGAAGCAGTTGCGTTCCTCGGAGGGTGGTCTTCGGGCACGCACTGAGCTGGCTGCGGTTCCGCAGTCGTTGATGATTTCGGCGAGTGTCACTGGTGATAGTCCTGAGGCTGCGGCGAATGCAACGAACGTGTTTGCTCAGGCT
Proteins encoded:
- a CDS encoding glycosyltransferase; the encoded protein is MRILLLANSYPTRATPSGAPYMTHRVTAINNLNHPNLYLQPIALTPTYTPPVRLLRAAMHAPTHTDQQLAPHAQNTGWLPIPAHWNLTDTIASRTAHTPTHAIHTATTALIHYCHQQPQPYDIIHAHGMYSLAAGHIAAALAHHLHIPYVVTMHGSDVTHTITHNPRPAANTLNHAAATIYVSNALRTHATNLGMPHTNSHVIPNGVDLSLFTNPNTPPPTPDPWQHTTGPRLLYVGNLLPIKGADRLPAILNTITHTHSHAHLVIAGDGPLRNQLTNHPNITLLGRQPHHHIPALMHAADILLVPSRAEGWGCVVTESYAACTPVVATDTGGLRESALDAIALVPPPNNTTTENDFIHNFATRALTILANPPSPQHMTQHTQNHSWHNTVTAEIDILRSALTS